One window of Legionella pneumophila subsp. pneumophila str. Philadelphia 1 genomic DNA carries:
- the gshA gene encoding glutamate--cysteine ligase encodes MNKHEIPVPHLTTAHSGPLYHVEKIILNKLAEIESWFRKKWQETPAPLTSSVDLRHAGFKLAPVDTNLFPAGFNNLNPEFLPLCIQAAQSALIEYIPDCTKILLLPESHTRNKYYLQSLNVLKTIFVKAGFIVRIGSLDPDIKEPTEIILEQGETLLIEPLQRQGDKVGLDNFSPCLLLLNNDLSSGVPEILQDVQQRIRPTAKLGWASRLKSSHFQFFEEVAIEFAELVGIDPWLINPYFSAIEGVDFMAQEGIETLAQEVDKILSLINDKYTTYGIENKPFAVVKADNGTYGMSVMMVHNGDEIRQLNRKQRTRMSTSKGSRKVDRVIIQEGVYTFETMPDGSVAEPVVYMIGQFVVGGFYRVHKGRGIDENLNAPGMHFEPLAFAQACNMPCDDLEVVDCPNRFYVYGVIARLAALAAAREIAAIGGE; translated from the coding sequence ATGAATAAGCATGAAATCCCCGTTCCACATCTGACTACTGCTCATTCAGGTCCTTTGTATCATGTGGAAAAAATAATATTAAATAAACTTGCTGAAATAGAATCCTGGTTCAGAAAAAAGTGGCAGGAAACACCGGCACCTCTAACGTCATCTGTTGATTTGCGACATGCTGGCTTTAAATTGGCTCCCGTCGATACCAATTTATTTCCAGCTGGTTTTAATAATTTAAACCCGGAGTTCCTTCCCCTGTGTATACAAGCTGCTCAATCTGCCTTGATAGAGTATATCCCTGATTGTACTAAAATTTTGCTTCTCCCAGAAAGCCATACTCGGAATAAGTATTATTTACAGAGTTTGAATGTATTAAAAACAATTTTTGTAAAAGCCGGTTTTATAGTTCGAATAGGCAGTTTAGATCCAGACATTAAAGAACCTACAGAAATAATACTCGAACAAGGTGAAACTTTATTAATTGAACCATTACAAAGACAAGGTGATAAGGTGGGACTGGATAATTTCAGCCCTTGCCTTTTGTTATTGAATAACGATTTGTCTTCAGGCGTTCCTGAAATATTACAGGATGTGCAACAGCGAATTAGACCTACAGCCAAATTAGGATGGGCTTCTCGATTAAAATCGAGTCATTTTCAATTTTTTGAAGAAGTAGCTATTGAGTTTGCTGAATTAGTCGGTATTGATCCGTGGTTAATTAATCCCTATTTTAGCGCTATAGAGGGGGTCGATTTTATGGCCCAGGAAGGGATTGAAACCTTAGCTCAAGAAGTTGATAAGATATTATCGTTAATAAACGATAAATACACTACTTACGGAATAGAAAATAAACCGTTCGCAGTAGTAAAGGCAGATAATGGTACTTATGGCATGAGCGTTATGATGGTTCATAATGGAGATGAAATTCGACAATTGAATAGAAAGCAGCGTACCAGGATGTCTACCAGTAAAGGAAGCAGGAAGGTAGACAGAGTCATTATTCAGGAAGGTGTTTATACTTTTGAAACGATGCCTGATGGTTCTGTTGCTGAACCTGTAGTTTATATGATTGGTCAATTTGTTGTTGGTGGATTTTATCGCGTTCATAAAGGCAGAGGAATTGATGAGAACCTCAATGCTCCAGGCATGCATTTTGAGCCGTTAGCTTTCGCACAGGCTTGTAATATGCCATGTGATGATTTAGAGGTAGTTGACTGCCCAAATCGTTTTTATGTTTATGGGGTTATAGCTCGTTTGGCTGCACTGGCTGCAGCTCGAGAAATTGCTGCAATTGGAGGCGAATGA
- a CDS encoding DMT family transporter: MLHFKTIQSILLLIVLGFIWGSGYTLAKFAMTNGVNPLGYAFWQSLGPALLLTLVSFFTKQTRLLHPVYWPYFFICGLIGIAIPNTNMYFIASHIPAGLLAVLVNTVPLLVYPLALMAGQEKPDGWRFFALLLGMSGILAIIGINSAGLYSSWTILAMLSPLGFAFCSIYIGAKQPKEINALQAANGMLLAASLLLTPVVLKQHAFYSLSAPLTLVKQIVILEIILSSLGYLLFFILIRMAGPVFYSLTGGVVAITGLFWGYLAFDEKPSSIQGMAIALVVSAIFLLSWRQSKQTQGI; this comes from the coding sequence ATGCTCCATTTTAAAACCATACAATCAATCCTTCTTCTAATTGTTTTAGGATTCATCTGGGGATCAGGCTATACTCTTGCCAAATTTGCAATGACTAATGGAGTTAACCCACTAGGCTATGCTTTTTGGCAATCATTAGGGCCAGCCCTACTATTAACTTTAGTGAGCTTCTTTACAAAACAAACTCGCTTACTACACCCTGTTTATTGGCCTTATTTTTTTATATGTGGATTGATAGGTATCGCTATTCCTAATACCAACATGTATTTTATTGCCAGCCATATCCCGGCAGGTTTATTGGCAGTGTTAGTTAATACTGTTCCTTTACTGGTTTACCCTTTAGCTCTCATGGCGGGCCAAGAAAAACCGGATGGGTGGCGATTTTTTGCCTTGTTACTTGGTATGTCCGGCATACTTGCAATTATAGGAATAAACTCCGCAGGACTTTACTCAAGCTGGACTATATTAGCTATGCTTAGCCCTCTTGGCTTTGCTTTTTGCTCAATTTATATAGGAGCCAAACAGCCAAAAGAAATTAACGCCCTGCAAGCTGCTAATGGAATGTTACTGGCGGCGTCTCTTCTGCTTACCCCTGTTGTCCTCAAGCAGCACGCATTTTATTCTCTCTCAGCTCCGTTAACTCTCGTGAAACAAATCGTTATCCTTGAAATAATTTTATCCAGTTTAGGATATTTACTTTTCTTTATTCTCATTCGTATGGCAGGACCTGTTTTTTATAGTTTAACTGGTGGAGTCGTTGCAATAACCGGATTGTTTTGGGGGTACTTGGCTTTTGATGAGAAGCCTTCATCTATACAGGGCATGGCAATAGCTTTAGTGGTTTCCGCCATTTTTCTGTTATCATGGAGACAATCGAAACAGACTCAAGGAATCTGA
- a CDS encoding rhodanese-like domain-containing protein, which translates to MTKHKIKTIDVHELKHQMDNQANLSLIDVRELDEWEMMHIPGALHIPKDRISLEIQNQIPNKEQTIYLHCRSGVRSLYAAQCLMDLGYYEVYSVDGGIMAWAMSGYPVKQESYTPS; encoded by the coding sequence ATGACAAAGCATAAGATCAAAACAATAGACGTTCATGAACTAAAACACCAAATGGACAATCAAGCCAATTTGAGTTTGATTGATGTACGTGAACTGGACGAATGGGAAATGATGCATATCCCGGGAGCACTTCATATTCCTAAAGATCGCATCTCTCTTGAAATACAAAACCAAATACCCAATAAAGAACAAACTATCTATTTGCATTGCCGAAGCGGCGTCAGATCACTGTATGCAGCTCAATGCTTAATGGATTTGGGATATTACGAAGTCTATTCTGTGGATGGTGGAATTATGGCTTGGGCAATGAGTGGTTATCCGGTAAAACAGGAGTCTTACACCCCTTCCTGA
- the lem14 gene encoding Dot/Icm T4SS effector Lem14 — MSFELVAYEKLKGSIRESIITLIKSHNEKAKIIEDKLEYSVKEVSRERQPQVLVLLKTIELLDNSSKEPEDKARVLNALAYYIRDQIAATYKYTSPDNSDFYKSLTISLDLNKDNNPNREDLADMYSALEKFLRSHVYKNSDPRKGYLDKQPFAIKHYSVVDDILELSDRVHKLRHEIIIAARDLHLLQQKPKSSQGGLFSVPSGKEKVTDTHEVANHRL; from the coding sequence ATGTCATTTGAATTGGTCGCATATGAAAAATTAAAAGGAAGCATCAGGGAAAGTATCATTACTTTAATCAAGTCCCATAATGAGAAAGCCAAAATTATTGAGGACAAATTAGAGTACTCAGTAAAAGAAGTTTCAAGAGAAAGGCAACCACAAGTCCTTGTCTTGCTAAAAACTATCGAACTGCTGGATAACTCATCCAAAGAGCCAGAAGATAAGGCACGCGTATTAAATGCATTGGCCTATTACATTCGTGATCAGATTGCTGCAACTTATAAATACACCTCTCCCGACAACAGTGATTTTTATAAATCTCTTACCATATCGCTTGATTTGAATAAGGATAATAATCCTAATCGGGAAGATTTGGCTGATATGTACAGTGCTTTGGAAAAATTCCTTCGTTCCCATGTTTATAAAAATTCTGACCCAAGAAAAGGGTATTTGGATAAACAACCTTTCGCAATCAAGCATTATTCCGTTGTTGATGATATTCTTGAATTATCTGATAGAGTGCATAAATTAAGACATGAGATTATTATCGCCGCTCGCGATTTGCATTTACTGCAACAAAAACCAAAGAGCTCTCAAGGCGGTCTTTTTAGTGTTCCATCAGGAAAAGAAAAAGTCACCGATACTCATGAGGTTGCAAATCATCGCCTTTAA
- a CDS encoding alkaline phosphatase family protein: protein MKKISCSILLLINSLISYADSDQPKLILQIVVDQLRGDLIYRHHKQFGPSGFNYLLAHGLDYHNAHHPHANTTTCAGHSTIATGSYPSLHGIVDNDWYDRKTRKLKYCMEDLQAKILPTVHTHIEISGRSPRNLKPSTLSDEIILANKGKAFGVSLKDRAAITLAGHAGKAFWFDKTNGGFITSTYYYSSYPLWVENWNKHYQPKAYDWNLSHPKSFYQNANTLPFRHNYGSFGQTFPHHVTNPPSEEYFKSLSRTPKADELTADFAKQLLVNEKLGKTTGQTDYLAISFSAVDAIGHQFGPNSLEAEDNLIALDDTLSQLFKTIDKEVGLNNTLIILTADHGVSDGPSYLKAHKIPEIKPVNIEATGKHIENLLLKRFNLPAQALMSINPPFIYLDHQIIKEKNLDIAEVSFYLAEEISHLPGIFKAYPLPIRDIEKDWLSAKVDRMSYAYRAGDVYIVQPPYQSHGAKSEDRVAHGSPWQYDTYVPLLFVHPDFKPKRIFRQVHTTDIAPTLSSLLLIKPPAAAVGQPLVEVVNAFHKTGEND, encoded by the coding sequence ATGAAAAAAATAAGCTGCAGTATTCTTCTTTTGATCAACTCCTTAATTAGCTACGCTGATTCAGACCAACCTAAATTAATTTTACAAATAGTTGTTGACCAATTACGCGGAGATCTGATTTACCGTCATCATAAACAGTTTGGACCTTCTGGTTTCAATTATTTGCTTGCTCATGGTTTGGATTATCATAACGCACATCATCCTCATGCCAATACAACGACCTGCGCAGGCCATAGCACTATTGCAACAGGAAGCTACCCCTCTTTACACGGCATAGTTGATAATGATTGGTATGATAGAAAAACAAGAAAACTAAAGTACTGTATGGAGGATTTACAAGCCAAAATTTTACCCACTGTACACACCCATATAGAAATTTCAGGACGCTCACCGCGAAACCTAAAACCATCCACATTAAGCGATGAAATCATTTTAGCAAATAAAGGGAAAGCCTTTGGTGTATCATTAAAAGACAGGGCAGCCATCACTCTAGCTGGTCACGCAGGAAAAGCGTTTTGGTTTGACAAAACGAATGGTGGATTTATTACAAGCACTTACTACTATTCCAGTTATCCACTATGGGTAGAAAACTGGAATAAACACTATCAACCCAAAGCCTACGACTGGAATCTTTCTCATCCTAAATCATTCTATCAGAATGCAAATACTCTTCCATTTCGTCATAACTATGGCAGCTTTGGTCAAACATTTCCCCATCATGTAACCAATCCTCCATCTGAAGAATATTTCAAATCGCTTTCCAGAACACCAAAGGCAGATGAATTAACAGCTGATTTTGCCAAACAACTACTGGTTAATGAAAAATTGGGAAAAACAACAGGCCAAACAGATTATCTTGCAATCAGTTTTTCTGCTGTAGATGCTATTGGTCACCAATTTGGGCCTAATAGTCTGGAAGCAGAAGACAATTTGATCGCCCTTGATGACACCCTAAGCCAACTTTTTAAAACCATTGATAAAGAGGTTGGTCTTAATAATACCTTAATAATACTCACCGCAGATCATGGTGTCAGCGATGGTCCATCTTACCTTAAAGCACATAAAATACCTGAAATTAAACCTGTTAATATAGAAGCAACAGGAAAACACATCGAGAATTTATTATTGAAACGTTTCAACCTGCCTGCGCAAGCTTTAATGTCAATTAATCCTCCTTTTATATACCTTGATCACCAAATTATAAAAGAGAAAAATTTGGATATTGCAGAGGTCAGTTTCTACCTGGCAGAAGAAATCAGTCATCTTCCAGGGATATTCAAAGCCTACCCCTTACCTATTCGTGATATTGAAAAGGATTGGTTAAGCGCAAAAGTTGACCGGATGTCTTACGCTTACCGCGCAGGCGATGTTTACATTGTTCAACCGCCATATCAAAGCCACGGTGCAAAAAGTGAAGATCGAGTTGCTCATGGCAGTCCCTGGCAATATGATACTTATGTCCCGCTACTGTTTGTACACCCTGACTTCAAACCAAAACGTATATTCAGGCAAGTACACACAACGGATATTGCACCAACATTATCTTCCTTATTATTGATTAAACCCCCTGCCGCAGCAGTAGGACAGCCTTTAGTTGAAGTAGTCAATGCTTTTCATAAGACTGGAGAGAATGATTGA
- the udk gene encoding uridine kinase — MTKQAIIIGISGPSASGKSLLANTIVNELGSEQVVVISEDAYYKDNGHLPFTEREKINYDHPDSFDHALLYEHLRQLRVGNTVQIPIYSHSKHLRLPETRAVGQHAIIVLEGILLFSDKALREIMDIRIFMSTPLDVCLTRRLKRDVVERHRSFESVIHQYETTVRPMYMQFIEPSSRYADIIVPRGGENRIAIEMIQAKMRELLASHTRGS; from the coding sequence ATGACAAAGCAAGCAATTATTATTGGGATTTCCGGCCCATCAGCATCTGGAAAAAGTTTATTAGCAAATACTATAGTCAATGAATTAGGATCCGAGCAGGTTGTCGTTATCTCTGAAGATGCCTACTATAAAGATAATGGGCATCTACCCTTTACAGAGAGAGAAAAAATAAATTACGATCATCCTGACTCCTTTGATCATGCTCTACTTTATGAGCATCTTCGTCAGCTACGAGTTGGAAATACAGTACAAATTCCTATTTATTCTCATTCCAAACATCTGCGTTTACCTGAAACCAGAGCAGTGGGTCAACATGCCATTATTGTACTCGAAGGAATACTGCTTTTCAGTGATAAAGCTCTACGAGAAATTATGGATATACGTATATTCATGTCGACTCCTCTTGACGTCTGTTTAACGCGGCGCTTAAAAAGAGATGTAGTAGAAAGGCATCGATCATTTGAATCGGTTATTCATCAATATGAGACTACAGTTCGCCCTATGTACATGCAATTTATTGAGCCTTCAAGCCGCTACGCTGATATAATAGTACCTCGCGGCGGTGAAAACAGAATCGCTATAGAGATGATTCAAGCTAAAATGCGGGAATTATTAGCTTCACATACTCGAGGCAGTTGA
- a CDS encoding enoyl-ACP reductase FabI has product MGGDTIVGFLTGKKALIVGLASNRSIAYGIAKAFHNQGAELAFTYQNEKLQSRVETMASEFNSTLVFPCDVASDEEIKAVFDNLRNHWDKLDILVHSVAYAPADQISGDFVECANREGFRIAHDISAYSLIGLSQAALPMMLDTQGSILTLSYYGAEKAVPNYNVMGVAKASLEASVRYLAASLGSRGLRINAISAGPIKTLAAAGIKDFRKIHAAYANITPLQRNVTADEVGNTAAFLCSDLASGITGEVLHVDAGYHAVSAMSELG; this is encoded by the coding sequence ATGGGAGGAGATACTATTGTGGGATTTTTAACTGGAAAAAAAGCACTTATTGTTGGATTGGCAAGCAACAGATCGATTGCATATGGCATTGCTAAAGCATTCCATAATCAAGGCGCTGAGTTGGCTTTTACTTACCAAAACGAAAAATTACAGTCACGTGTTGAAACAATGGCATCGGAATTTAATTCAACTCTAGTTTTTCCTTGTGATGTTGCAAGTGATGAAGAAATAAAAGCCGTGTTTGATAATTTGCGTAATCACTGGGATAAATTAGATATCCTGGTCCACTCTGTAGCTTATGCTCCTGCTGATCAGATCAGTGGTGATTTTGTAGAATGTGCAAATAGAGAAGGATTTAGAATAGCTCATGATATTAGTGCCTATAGCCTCATAGGTTTGTCTCAAGCCGCATTGCCTATGATGCTAGATACTCAGGGTTCAATTTTAACCTTAAGCTATTATGGGGCAGAAAAAGCCGTACCAAACTATAACGTTATGGGTGTTGCGAAGGCAAGCTTGGAAGCCTCTGTGCGCTATCTGGCAGCCAGCTTAGGATCCAGAGGATTAAGAATTAATGCCATATCAGCTGGACCAATTAAAACTCTTGCCGCTGCTGGAATTAAAGATTTTCGTAAAATTCATGCTGCCTATGCAAACATTACTCCATTACAAAGAAATGTTACTGCTGATGAAGTCGGAAATACTGCTGCCTTCTTATGCTCTGATCTGGCATCCGGGATTACTGGTGAAGTGCTACATGTTGATGCAGGATATCACGCAGTATCAGCGATGAGCGAACTAGGTTAG
- a CDS encoding SurA N-terminal domain-containing protein, with protein sequence MLQKLNEHIQGVVAWLVIILIAITFTLFGVDYYFQSRQISDAKVIVNDRPITMQAFETNYRRTRAQQDLPQMTAADEKNLQNQVLNQMITNEVSIQAARKYGFEVSPEQANAAIVQIPQFQEDGHFSAQRYQQALSGALFTPETFQNEVRQGMLLNQQRFAFMGTSFALSDEIKRFVRLYMQTRDYDYLTVPSDRFEQQAKISEDDIKSYYNQHHKKFMTLEQVTLDYVLLSMHDIKSQIKISPDEIKSYYEENKSNYLTPAQWRVAHILFAVPENATKEEQDSIKQKADEVYSDLKKHPEQFDKYVASKSDDKLSIANKGILPWITGGQNEYDRVLSNLTRPGQISIPVQTKYGYEIFKLIAYKPVTTKSLQEVENIIMDQLTSDMAQAKYAQVLEQLTDLSYQTPDSLDPVLDSLKLKIQHTEPFSRDGGKQPITKNKQVIHAAFSTDVLELGNNSEPIQIDNDSVIVLRVKKHIPSREQTLDEVRDQIKKILAKQYGDAKAKEIGSSLLHPVEDKQQQELIANNQFEWHSVENASRDSDKANSLINDLAFNLLRPESRDGVILDNGDYVVVKLKRINDGKLSSLDQEQRDSLIQQIEASYGMMDYDLYVNNLLHHAKIERK encoded by the coding sequence ATGTTGCAGAAGTTAAATGAACACATTCAGGGTGTAGTAGCGTGGTTAGTTATTATATTAATTGCTATTACCTTTACACTTTTTGGTGTTGATTATTATTTTCAATCTCGACAAATATCCGATGCAAAGGTAATAGTTAATGATAGACCAATTACCATGCAAGCGTTTGAAACGAACTACAGACGTACTCGTGCCCAGCAAGATTTACCACAGATGACTGCCGCTGATGAAAAAAATCTGCAAAATCAAGTATTAAATCAAATGATAACGAATGAGGTGAGTATTCAGGCTGCCAGGAAATATGGATTTGAGGTTAGCCCAGAACAAGCCAATGCAGCCATAGTGCAAATTCCTCAATTCCAGGAGGATGGACATTTTTCGGCACAACGATATCAACAAGCTTTGAGTGGAGCGTTGTTTACTCCAGAGACTTTCCAGAATGAAGTAAGGCAAGGCATGTTGCTTAATCAACAACGTTTTGCGTTTATGGGAACATCATTTGCTTTATCAGATGAAATAAAGCGTTTTGTCAGATTGTACATGCAGACCAGGGATTATGATTATTTGACGGTACCTTCTGATCGCTTTGAACAACAGGCGAAGATTTCAGAAGATGATATCAAGAGTTATTATAACCAACACCATAAAAAATTTATGACTTTAGAGCAAGTTACATTGGATTATGTGCTTTTGTCTATGCATGATATCAAGTCACAAATAAAGATATCACCCGACGAAATTAAAAGCTATTATGAAGAAAACAAAAGTAACTACCTAACTCCTGCTCAATGGCGGGTTGCCCATATTTTATTTGCAGTTCCAGAAAATGCCACCAAGGAAGAACAAGATTCAATTAAGCAAAAAGCCGATGAGGTTTATAGCGATTTAAAAAAGCATCCAGAACAATTTGATAAATATGTTGCTTCCAAATCTGATGACAAGTTATCTATAGCCAATAAGGGTATTCTTCCCTGGATTACTGGCGGGCAAAATGAATATGACAGAGTACTTTCCAATTTAACTAGACCAGGGCAAATTTCTATACCAGTACAAACAAAATATGGTTATGAAATTTTTAAGCTGATTGCTTACAAGCCAGTTACAACTAAATCTTTGCAAGAAGTTGAAAACATTATAATGGATCAACTAACCAGTGATATGGCTCAGGCAAAATACGCTCAAGTTTTAGAGCAATTAACAGATTTAAGTTATCAAACTCCTGATTCACTTGATCCGGTTTTGGATTCATTAAAGCTGAAAATTCAACATACAGAGCCTTTTTCTCGTGATGGTGGCAAGCAACCTATTACCAAAAATAAGCAGGTTATCCATGCAGCATTCAGTACTGATGTTTTAGAACTAGGGAATAATAGCGAGCCTATACAGATTGATAATGACTCTGTAATAGTTTTACGAGTGAAGAAACATATACCTTCAAGAGAACAAACCTTGGATGAAGTGCGAGATCAGATTAAAAAAATACTTGCAAAACAGTATGGGGATGCTAAAGCAAAAGAAATTGGTAGTAGTTTGCTTCACCCCGTTGAAGATAAGCAACAGCAGGAATTAATCGCTAACAATCAATTCGAATGGCATTCTGTAGAGAATGCTTCCAGGGATAGTGATAAAGCAAATTCTTTAATTAATGATTTAGCATTTAATTTATTACGTCCAGAAAGCCGAGACGGAGTAATTTTAGACAACGGCGATTATGTTGTTGTTAAATTAAAACGAATTAATGATGGAAAATTAAGCTCTCTGGATCAAGAGCAAAGAGATAGCTTGATACAGCAAATAGAAGCTAGCTATGGAATGATGGATTATGATTTATATGTTAATAACTTGCTTCATCATGCGAAAATAGAAAGGAAATAG